Genomic DNA from Acuticoccus sp. MNP-M23:
TGACGAGTTCGCTGCGGAAACCGGCAACAACGCCTATCAGGTCGGCCCGGCCAGCGCCGACGCGCAGCTCCAGGTGCAGCTGATCGAAGACATGATCGCCCAGGGCGCGGACGCCATCACCGTGGTCCCGTTCTCGCCGGAAGCCGTGGAACCGGTGCTGAAACGCGCAATGGATGCCGGCATCACCGTCGTCACCCACGAAGCGTCCGACATCGAGAATGCGCAGTGGGACCTCGAAGCGTTCCGCAACTTCGACTTTGGCGGTACCATCATGCAGGGCCTTGCCGAGTGCATGGGCGAAGAGGGCGAGTACACCGTCTTCGTTGGCTCGCTGACCTCCAAGACCCACAATGAGTGGGTGGACGGCGCGATCGCCTACCAGAAGGAAAACTATCCCAACATGACGCTGGTGGGCGACAAGAACGAGACCTACGACGACCAGCAGCAGGCCTACCAGAAGGCCCAGGAAATCCTGCGCACCTACCCCGACATCAAGGGGATGCAGGGGTCCGCTTCGACCGACGTGGCGGGCATCGGCCTTGCCATCGAGGAGCGCGGCCTTGAAGACGACGTGTGCGTCTTCGGCCTCTCGCTGCCCTCCATCGCCGGCCAGTACATGGAAACCGGTGCGGTCGACGGGATCTACTTCTGGGATCCGAAGCTGGCCGGCAAGGCGATGAACAAGCTCGCCGTCATGCTCCTCAACGGCGAGGAGGTCGGCGATGGCATGGACCTTGGCATTCCGGGCTACGAGAAGCTGCAGCAGGACGGCAAGGTCCTCTACGGCGAAGCCTCGGTGAAGGTGACCAAGGACAACATGGCGGACTATCCGCTCTGATATTGTGCGGACGGGGCGCGGTTCATCCCGCGCCCCGTGACCGGAGCTGCCATGAACGATCAGAACGATAGCGGCCCCATGGTCGTGGAAATGCGCGGCGTCTCCAAGGCGTTTGTCGGCGTCAAGGCGCTGGAAGGCGTGGACTTCGAGATTGCGGCGGGCGAGATCGTGTGTCTTGCGGGCGAAAACGGCTCGGGCAAGTCCACGCTCATCAAGTCCCTCGCCGGGGCGCAGGACATCGACACCGGGACCATCGCCTACGGCGGCACCGTGGAGCCGCGCCCGACGCCGGTGAAGGCGTCGCGCGCCGGCATCCAGATCATCTACCAGGACTTCTCGCTGTTCGGGAATCTGTCGGTGGCGGAGAACATTGCGTTCAACCGCCGGCTGGCGCTCGGGCGGCGGTTCATGAACTGGGGCGAGGCGCGGCAGATCGCCCGCGACGCGCTGAAGGAGCTGGGCGTCGACATTCCGCTCGGCGTTGCGGCCGAAACGCTGCCGGTTGCACAAAAGCAGCTGGTTGCCATCGCGCGGGCCATCGTCAACGACGCCAAACTCATCGTGATGGACGAGCCCACCACCGCGCTCACCGAAAAGGAAGTGCGCCAGCTTCTCACCATCATCCGTGGGCTGAAGGCGCGGGGCATCGCCATTCTCTTCGTCAGCCACAAGCTGGCCGAAGTGTTTGCGGTGTGCGAGCGTGTGATGGTGCTGCGCAACGGCCAGATGGTCGCCAAGGGCCCTGTTGCCGAGTTCGACCTTGCCTCGCTCACCTACCACATGACCGGCCGCCGCCTTGCCGACGAATCAACGGTCTCCGCCGATACGATCCGCCCGCAGGAGCGCCTGCGCGTCCACCGCCTCTCGCGCGGCAGCGCCTTCACGGACATTTCGCTGACCCTGCACGCCGGCGAGGTGCTCGGCGTCGTCGGTCTCCTCGGCTCGGGGCGGACGGAGCTTGCCAAAGCCCTCTTCGGGATTGCTCCGGCTCTCAGCGGCCGGATCGAGCTGGATGGCCGCGAGGTGGTTCTGCGCACCATTGCGGACGCCATCGGTCACGGCATCGGCTATGTGCCGGAGGATCGGTTGACCGAGGGCCTGTTCCTCTCCCAGAGCATCGGCCGCAACATCGCGGTGGGGAGTGTGGACCGCATCGCGTCCGGCCCCTTCATCGACGCCGCGACGGTCAATGCCGAAGGCGACCGGTGGGTCAAGAAGCTCGCCATCGCCACCCCCTCCGCGGCGCTGCCGGTGCAGAGCTTGTCCGGCGGCAACCAGCAGCGGGTGGTGCTCGCCCGCTGGCTCGCCACCAACCCATCGATCCTCATCCTCAACGGTCCGACGGTGGGCGTCGACGTTGGCTCCAAGGCCGACATCC
This window encodes:
- a CDS encoding autoinducer 2 ABC transporter substrate-binding protein — translated: MKTIASLAVLALGTAALSGGAIAQDKTYKIPTVVKISGIQWFNRMEEGVDEFAAETGNNAYQVGPASADAQLQVQLIEDMIAQGADAITVVPFSPEAVEPVLKRAMDAGITVVTHEASDIENAQWDLEAFRNFDFGGTIMQGLAECMGEEGEYTVFVGSLTSKTHNEWVDGAIAYQKENYPNMTLVGDKNETYDDQQQAYQKAQEILRTYPDIKGMQGSASTDVAGIGLAIEERGLEDDVCVFGLSLPSIAGQYMETGAVDGIYFWDPKLAGKAMNKLAVMLLNGEEVGDGMDLGIPGYEKLQQDGKVLYGEASVKVTKDNMADYPL
- a CDS encoding sugar ABC transporter ATP-binding protein; this encodes MNDQNDSGPMVVEMRGVSKAFVGVKALEGVDFEIAAGEIVCLAGENGSGKSTLIKSLAGAQDIDTGTIAYGGTVEPRPTPVKASRAGIQIIYQDFSLFGNLSVAENIAFNRRLALGRRFMNWGEARQIARDALKELGVDIPLGVAAETLPVAQKQLVAIARAIVNDAKLIVMDEPTTALTEKEVRQLLTIIRGLKARGIAILFVSHKLAEVFAVCERVMVLRNGQMVAKGPVAEFDLASLTYHMTGRRLADESTVSADTIRPQERLRVHRLSRGSAFTDISLTLHAGEVLGVVGLLGSGRTELAKALFGIAPALSGRIELDGREVVLRTIADAIGHGIGYVPEDRLTEGLFLSQSIGRNIAVGSVDRIASGPFIDAATVNAEGDRWVKKLAIATPSAALPVQSLSGGNQQRVVLARWLATNPSILILNGPTVGVDVGSKADIHAAIGELARSGLGVIVISDDIPEVLTACHRILVMKAGRIVDEVARGEIGEDELTHKLAA